The proteins below come from a single Ruegeria sp. SCSIO 43209 genomic window:
- the fabD gene encoding ACP S-malonyltransferase, with the protein MTRAFVFPGQGAQTIGMGKALAEAYPAARAVFDEVDEALGEKLSDLIWEGDIAELTLTQNAQPALMATSMAAMRALEAEGVSISMASYVAGHSLGEYSALAAAGALTVADTARLLRTRGQAMQSAVPVGEGAMAAILGLDLEAVRAVAEEAAQDEVCQAANDNDPTQVVVSGSKAAVERAAEIAKEKGAKRAIMLPVSAPFHCALMQPAADVMAEALASVEIKAPAVPLVANVRAEAVADPDMIRQLLVEQVTGSVRWRESVQYMVAQGVTEAWEIGAGKALSGMIRKIDRALACTAVGTPEDVQKAVNPGA; encoded by the coding sequence ATGACACGCGCGTTTGTTTTCCCCGGGCAGGGCGCCCAGACCATCGGAATGGGCAAGGCCTTGGCTGAGGCATATCCAGCCGCCCGCGCCGTTTTCGATGAGGTCGATGAGGCTTTGGGCGAAAAACTGAGCGATCTGATCTGGGAAGGCGATATCGCAGAGCTGACCCTGACTCAGAATGCACAGCCCGCGCTGATGGCAACCTCGATGGCCGCAATGCGCGCACTTGAGGCCGAAGGCGTTTCGATTTCAATGGCATCTTATGTGGCGGGTCACTCGCTGGGTGAATACTCGGCGCTGGCTGCGGCCGGAGCTTTGACGGTTGCCGATACTGCCCGCCTGCTGCGGACGCGCGGGCAGGCGATGCAAAGTGCAGTGCCGGTGGGCGAGGGCGCAATGGCCGCCATTCTGGGGCTCGATCTTGAAGCGGTGCGCGCCGTTGCGGAAGAGGCCGCGCAAGATGAGGTCTGTCAGGCTGCCAATGACAATGACCCAACCCAGGTAGTCGTTTCTGGTTCAAAAGCCGCTGTTGAGCGCGCAGCCGAGATCGCCAAGGAAAAAGGTGCCAAGCGTGCAATTATGTTGCCGGTAAGTGCTCCATTTCACTGTGCGCTGATGCAGCCTGCGGCAGATGTAATGGCAGAGGCTTTGGCCTCGGTTGAAATCAAAGCGCCTGCCGTGCCTTTGGTTGCGAATGTTCGCGCCGAAGCTGTGGCTGATCCAGATATGATCCGTCAGTTGCTGGTGGAACAGGTCACCGGCTCGGTTCGGTGGCGTGAGAGCGTACAGTACATGGTCGCGCAGGGTGTGACCGAAGCGTGGGAGATCGGCGCGGGCAAAGCTCTGTCGGGAATGATCCGCAAGATCGATCGAGCATTGGCGTGCACAGCGGTCGGGACGCCTGAAGATGTACAAAAAGCCGTTAACCCCGGCGCATGA
- the fabG gene encoding 3-oxoacyl-[acyl-carrier-protein] reductase, whose translation MFDLTGKNALITGASGGIGGDIARALYDAGATVGLSGTRVEPLQALADSLGDRAHVLPCNLSDPEAVEALPKQAAEAMGSVDILVNNAGITRDNLFMRMSDEEWQSVIDVNMTATMKLCKGVIRGMMKARWGRIVNVSSVVAAIGNPGQANYAASKAGMIGFSKALAHEVATRGITVNAVAPGFITTAMTEKLTDEQKKGLLLKVPAGRMGDPQEIAAAVLYLASPEAGYVTGSTLHVNGGMAML comes from the coding sequence ATGTTTGATTTGACAGGTAAGAATGCGTTAATCACCGGTGCTTCGGGTGGTATTGGCGGCGATATCGCCCGCGCGCTTTACGACGCTGGTGCAACTGTTGGCCTTTCCGGAACGCGCGTGGAGCCTCTGCAAGCTCTGGCCGACAGCCTTGGCGATCGTGCGCATGTCTTGCCGTGTAACCTTAGCGATCCCGAAGCCGTCGAGGCCCTGCCGAAACAAGCGGCTGAGGCGATGGGCTCGGTTGATATTCTGGTGAACAACGCAGGCATCACACGCGACAACTTGTTCATGCGCATGTCGGATGAAGAATGGCAGAGCGTGATCGACGTGAACATGACCGCAACGATGAAGCTGTGCAAAGGCGTGATCAGGGGCATGATGAAGGCGCGCTGGGGTCGGATCGTCAATGTCTCGTCCGTTGTGGCTGCGATCGGAAACCCAGGGCAGGCGAACTATGCTGCCTCCAAGGCCGGCATGATCGGCTTTTCCAAGGCGCTGGCGCATGAGGTTGCGACCCGTGGCATTACCGTTAATGCGGTTGCGCCGGGCTTTATCACCACCGCGATGACCGAGAAGCTGACGGATGAGCAAAAGAAGGGTCTGCTGCTCAAGGTTCCGGCCGGTCGTATGGGTGATCCGCAGGAAATCGCAGCCGCTGTGCTGTATCTGGCAAGCCCTGAAGCAGGTTATGTTACCGGAAGCACCTTGCATGTGAATGGCGGTATGGCCATGTTGTAA
- a CDS encoding HisA/HisF-related TIM barrel protein: MMIYPTMELQNGRCVTLDKGRLDEAMIWHVDPVETARGWSAAGAEWMQLTDFDAIEGRDTNSELIEEIIRSSEMSVQLAGGMRTREHVEHWINKGAGRIVIGTLAAWDPQLVKELAKLYPDQIVLAVDVWQGQVMTEGWRSQSAFTPEAFIEAFADTPLAAILVTDIDSDMEDVEAQLGLISGLAEKSRTPIIASGVVRTSDDISRLAYISNISGAIVGRALFRKSVDLSEALEVAQSAHEPVAEFQ; this comes from the coding sequence ATGATGATTTACCCCACGATGGAGTTGCAGAACGGTCGGTGCGTTACGCTGGACAAGGGGCGTCTGGATGAAGCGATGATCTGGCATGTCGATCCGGTCGAGACCGCGCGCGGCTGGTCTGCGGCTGGAGCGGAATGGATGCAGCTTACGGATTTTGACGCGATCGAAGGCCGGGATACCAATTCCGAACTGATCGAAGAAATCATTCGCTCCTCTGAAATGTCAGTGCAGCTGGCAGGGGGGATGCGGACCCGCGAGCATGTTGAACATTGGATCAACAAAGGGGCCGGTCGAATCGTGATTGGCACACTTGCGGCCTGGGACCCGCAGTTAGTTAAGGAACTGGCCAAGCTTTATCCCGACCAGATCGTGTTGGCGGTTGATGTTTGGCAAGGGCAAGTGATGACCGAAGGTTGGCGCAGCCAAAGTGCGTTTACCCCGGAAGCCTTCATCGAAGCTTTCGCGGATACGCCTCTTGCTGCCATTCTGGTGACCGATATCGATAGCGATATGGAAGACGTCGAAGCGCAGCTGGGTCTGATTTCAGGACTGGCCGAAAAATCGCGTACACCGATCATAGCCAGCGGTGTCGTGCGTACCAGCGACGATATCTCTCGTCTCGCCTATATCTCGAATATTTCGGGTGCGATCGTTGGCCGGGCACTGTTCCGCAAGTCCGTCGATCTGTCCGAAGCATTGGAGGTCGCCCAATCGGCACACGAGCCAGTCGCCGAGTTCCAGTAA
- a CDS encoding GNAT family N-acetyltransferase, whose protein sequence is MIRSTPMINTARLTLCAMRPEDFNRFAEIWRDPEVVRHIGGTPKTRGEAWDSFLRNAGHWQMTGFGQWGVMLQSNRTLIGQAGFFYGNRSLGDDFDGFPEAGWVLAPDMQGQGYGCEAAQAAHDWFDRIIPGPLVALIDADHAASQRLAEKLGYKLLREAEYRDTPVHLFRRDGPPARV, encoded by the coding sequence ATGATAAGATCCACCCCGATGATCAATACGGCGCGTCTGACCTTGTGTGCAATGCGCCCCGAGGATTTCAACCGGTTCGCCGAAATCTGGCGCGACCCCGAAGTTGTACGCCATATCGGAGGCACCCCGAAAACGCGCGGCGAGGCGTGGGATTCTTTCCTGCGCAACGCTGGACATTGGCAGATGACCGGGTTCGGTCAATGGGGTGTGATGCTGCAGTCGAATCGTACTCTGATCGGGCAAGCCGGGTTCTTCTATGGCAACCGGTCTCTGGGCGATGATTTTGATGGTTTTCCCGAAGCCGGCTGGGTTCTGGCCCCGGACATGCAGGGGCAAGGATACGGGTGTGAGGCCGCGCAGGCGGCGCACGACTGGTTCGACCGGATTATACCGGGCCCGTTGGTTGCGCTGATCGACGCGGACCATGCAGCCTCACAGCGATTGGCTGAAAAGCTGGGCTACAAGCTGTTGCGCGAAGCTGAATACCGCGACACGCCCGTTCATCTGTTTCGCCGTGATGGACCTCCTGCACGGGTGTGA
- the fabF gene encoding beta-ketoacyl-ACP synthase II codes for MRRVVVTGLGLVTPLASGVEETWSRLLDGESGAGPITQFDAEASGVTTTYACEVPRGDGTNGTFNPDDWMPPKEQRKIEDFILYSIAAAEMACKDANWLPEDEEDRLRTGVLIGSGIGGLGSIANTANLIRDKGPRRVSPFFIPGALINLASGQVSIRHGFKGPNHSVVTACSTGAHAIGDASRIIRAGDADVMIAGGGEGCICEIGIAGFNACKALSTKYADDPKKASRPYDIDRDGFVMGEGAGIVVLEDYEHAKARGAKIYAEVLGYGMSGDAYHITAPSEDGDGAERSMKAALRSAGLEPKDLDYINAHGTSTMADTIELGAVERLLGDHASNATMTSTKSATGHLLGAAGAIEAIFSILAIRDQVAPPTINLDNPAVETPIDLAPNAKREREINVALSNSFGFGGTNASVIFGKVN; via the coding sequence ATGCGCAGAGTCGTTGTAACCGGTCTTGGATTGGTCACTCCTTTGGCCAGTGGGGTCGAGGAAACATGGTCACGGCTGCTGGATGGAGAATCCGGCGCAGGACCAATCACGCAGTTTGATGCCGAGGCAAGCGGGGTCACCACGACCTATGCCTGCGAAGTGCCGCGCGGAGATGGCACCAACGGGACGTTTAATCCTGACGATTGGATGCCGCCGAAAGAACAGCGCAAGATTGAAGATTTCATCCTATATTCCATCGCTGCAGCCGAGATGGCTTGCAAGGATGCCAATTGGCTGCCCGAAGACGAAGAAGACCGCCTGCGCACGGGCGTTCTGATTGGGTCCGGTATCGGTGGGCTGGGATCAATTGCCAACACGGCCAACCTGATCCGCGACAAAGGTCCGCGCAGGGTTTCTCCGTTCTTTATCCCGGGCGCGCTAATCAATCTGGCCTCGGGGCAGGTTTCGATCCGTCATGGGTTCAAGGGGCCGAACCACTCGGTCGTGACTGCTTGCTCGACCGGTGCCCATGCGATCGGTGATGCCAGCCGCATCATCCGCGCCGGGGATGCAGACGTGATGATCGCAGGTGGCGGCGAGGGCTGTATTTGCGAAATCGGTATCGCCGGCTTCAACGCCTGCAAGGCGCTGTCGACCAAATACGCCGATGACCCGAAGAAAGCGAGCCGCCCCTATGACATCGACCGCGACGGTTTCGTCATGGGCGAAGGTGCAGGCATTGTAGTTCTTGAGGATTACGAACACGCCAAAGCGCGCGGTGCCAAGATTTATGCCGAGGTTCTGGGCTATGGGATGTCGGGTGACGCTTATCACATAACCGCGCCGTCCGAGGATGGCGATGGGGCCGAACGCTCGATGAAAGCAGCGCTGCGTAGTGCGGGGCTTGAGCCGAAGGATCTGGATTATATTAACGCGCATGGGACCTCGACCATGGCGGATACGATTGAGCTGGGCGCGGTAGAACGCCTGCTGGGGGATCACGCCAGCAACGCGACGATGACTTCGACCAAATCGGCCACTGGTCACCTGCTGGGCGCCGCTGGCGCGATTGAGGCGATTTTCTCAATCCTTGCGATCCGCGATCAGGTTGCACCACCGACGATCAATCTGGACAATCCAGCAGTTGAAACTCCGATCGATTTGGCCCCGAATGCCAAGCGCGAGCGTGAGATCAACGTGGCCTTGTCAAATTCGTTCGGCTTCGGCGGCACCAATGCAAGTGTGATCTTCGGAAAGGTCAACTAA
- a CDS encoding acyl carrier protein, giving the protein MSDVADRVKKIVVEHLGVEEDKVAENASFIDDLGADSLDTVELVMAFEEEFGIEIPDDAAETIQTFGDAVKFISEAS; this is encoded by the coding sequence ATGAGCGACGTCGCAGATCGCGTAAAGAAGATCGTTGTTGAGCACCTGGGTGTTGAAGAGGACAAGGTTGCCGAAAACGCCTCGTTCATCGACGATCTGGGCGCAGACAGCCTGGACACCGTTGAGCTGGTAATGGCGTTCGAAGAAGAGTTCGGCATCGAGATTCCGGACGACGCAGCCGAGACCATCCAGACCTTTGGCGACGCGGTCAAATTCATCAGCGAAGCTTCCTAA
- a CDS encoding cytochrome b/b6 domain-containing protein: MPLTNTRSSYGGVTKAFHWLTALLILTALPLGWFANQLAHAIYDPSISTTEDDIARAAQLFSLHKTIGVTVFFVALARILWAVTQTKPGLLNAENKPEAFAAETVHWLLYGSLVLAPLSGWIHHAATDGFAPILWPLGQNLPLIPKSAFLADISASLHWLFVWALGVALVLHIAGALKHHVVDKDSTLRRMLPGQSDAPEPPAQHHSIVPAFAALAIWGAVLVGGWSTGVFDDQSKATEDTAELAQVQSEWEVEDGSLSITISQLGSPVSGEFADWTAAIAFEDPAEPGLAGSVDVTIAIGSLSLGTVTDQAMGADFFDSAQFPTAQFKADLFKTDAGYEARGPLTIRDKSIDVVLPFTLELADDAATMSGNLELNRMDFDVGTSQPTEDSLGFTVIVAVELTAERDNK; the protein is encoded by the coding sequence ATGCCCCTTACCAACACCCGGTCCAGCTATGGTGGTGTAACCAAAGCATTTCACTGGCTGACGGCGCTACTGATCCTGACGGCTCTGCCGCTGGGCTGGTTCGCGAACCAATTGGCCCATGCGATTTACGATCCGAGCATTTCCACGACCGAGGATGACATCGCCCGCGCCGCCCAGCTGTTTTCACTGCACAAAACCATTGGTGTTACCGTGTTCTTCGTCGCACTGGCCCGAATCCTTTGGGCTGTTACCCAGACGAAGCCGGGCTTGCTGAACGCTGAAAACAAACCCGAGGCCTTCGCCGCCGAAACTGTGCACTGGCTGCTGTACGGCTCGCTTGTACTGGCTCCGCTCAGCGGCTGGATCCACCACGCCGCCACCGACGGCTTCGCGCCGATCCTATGGCCCCTTGGTCAGAACCTGCCGCTTATTCCGAAGTCAGCTTTCCTTGCAGACATCAGCGCCAGCCTGCATTGGCTTTTCGTCTGGGCCCTGGGTGTGGCGCTCGTGCTGCACATAGCGGGCGCGCTGAAACACCATGTCGTGGACAAAGACAGTACCCTGCGCCGTATGCTGCCCGGCCAATCGGACGCGCCGGAACCCCCGGCACAGCACCATTCCATTGTTCCCGCCTTCGCCGCCTTGGCAATCTGGGGCGCGGTGCTGGTCGGAGGTTGGTCCACCGGTGTCTTTGACGACCAGTCCAAAGCAACCGAAGACACGGCCGAACTTGCGCAAGTTCAATCGGAATGGGAGGTCGAAGACGGATCCCTGTCGATTACTATCTCGCAATTGGGCAGTCCCGTAAGCGGCGAGTTTGCTGACTGGACTGCAGCGATAGCGTTTGAGGATCCCGCCGAGCCGGGATTGGCCGGTTCCGTCGATGTAACGATTGCCATTGGTTCACTCAGCCTCGGCACAGTCACCGACCAAGCGATGGGTGCGGATTTCTTTGACAGTGCGCAGTTTCCTACGGCTCAATTTAAGGCCGACCTGTTCAAAACGGATGCGGGTTATGAGGCGCGAGGACCTCTGACAATCCGGGACAAATCTATCGATGTCGTCCTGCCATTTACGCTGGAACTGGCCGACGATGCAGCGACGATGTCGGGGAATCTGGAACTCAACCGAATGGATTTCGACGTTGGAACATCGCAACCCACCGAAGATTCGTTGGGGTTCACGGTTATCGTGGCAGTCGAATTGACGGCAGAACGCGACAACAAATAG